One segment of Triticum aestivum cultivar Chinese Spring chromosome 2A, IWGSC CS RefSeq v2.1, whole genome shotgun sequence DNA contains the following:
- the LOC123191502 gene encoding uncharacterized protein → MGKAFYTGCVPRICPRARPRRRAPAPMASSYPARPNHRGSGVHNYGGGGRGHNGGHGHGHQYNGNGGGRGGRGGHHHRWNDYGRGGHHGYGYGGGHHQHQGYGYGGGQHQGYGYGGGHNGYGYGYGGGGDGMFHHNYGVQPYGVGLSHPLPAPAPAPMPVPPASHPHAQGPGWVPVPVPEEQPRPRRIMLMAPRRRPPVIPPPLRAAEAAAREVVLRLHPTEEAERRRHKVIDYAKNLIGTTFGCEVFPFGSVPLKTYLPDGDVDITIITNTNLDDSFVQDVCCLLAAEQSSDDAEFALRDIQVINAKVKIIKCVIDNLVMDISFNQVGGVSTLCFLELVNKEVGKDHLFKRSIILIKAWCYHEGNIHGSNHWLMSTYALEVLILYIFNLFHSSIHGPLQALYKFLLYYSKFDWDNQCLTLAGPVPLRNDTAGPSASNEELLLSQEPLKRSLRKLFELPPGSDRRDPDLRLKYLNIVDPLKGDNNLGTSISEANSRVIRDAFAAGAEKLGNILKLPCERIAEEVYVFFTHTLRKHGRGERQDLGESGSQSMPEPGNARGEDVSGLGTSCMGEDEKRTHRISGSTNFRSHSDLSSSSENGHEVPGPNRNGVHQEKGQLPPFTPVNLLDLSGHVNLHMRCIRSVQYNLEAMHDKLLKSVIEASSAGVLDEDRFVVPPLRPDPRPSPCPRPPPSLGAGVVPRQPITERQVEPEYLPSPPCTHIPPNGFSAYPPFAGPWFPNTEDMSQAYGAGTYVHNMNYSMPFGIDAFSSGMAFYPAMWDFPQSRGTGTYIPRTGWNANRDKSWNDRGRFQRPRQSDRDYGDGRPDVASSNGHVAGASATGLTSTMRGNPHQGASSSNNEQRSENGWVVPRMPPRITVPRQGSGSQPSSPAVVITPVVPAEQHENLEFGTMGPFSVARQNSVFDEQFPALHETTRQGQQGPQRSSPRPGAGATPRSWPAEASGSAAVQSPRPGATMSQSWPNLPVHSPRPVVRTIQSWPHMPSPRPGVGATQNGPVGSPAASTSQSPRPGTSAAENRAAGPYQLQDDADFPPLETENPYDADFPPLQAAARR, encoded by the exons ATGGGAAA GGCTTTCTATACCGGGTGCGTACCGCGGATTTGCCCCCGCGCGCGGCCGCGGCGGCGTGCCCCTGCTCCAATGGCGTCCTCCTACCCCGCCAGGCCCAACCACCGGGGCAGCGGCGTGCACAACTACGGGGGAGGCGGCCGCGGGCACAACGGCGGGCACGGCCACGGCCACCAGTACAACGGcaacggcggcgggcgcgggggccggggcggccACCACCACCGCTGGAACGACTACGGACGGGGCGGCCACCACGGGTACGGCTACGGAGGCGGCCACCACCAGCACCAGGGGTACGGCTACGGCGGCGGCCAGCACCAGGGGTACGGCTACGGAGGCGGCCACAACGGGTACGGGTACGGctacgggggcggcggcgacgggatgtTCCACCACAACTACGGCGTCCAGCCCTACGGCGTGGGCCTGAGCCACCCGCTGCCGGCGCCAGCGCCGGCGCCGATGCCGGTGCCGCCCGCGAGCCACCCCCACGCGCAAGGCCCCGGCTGGGTCCCGGTCCCGGTCCCGGAGGAGCAGCCACGGCCGCGCCGGATAATGCTGATGGCGCCGCGGCGGCGGCCCCCCGTCATCCCACCGCCGCTGCGGGCCGCGGAGGCGGCCGCGCGCGAGGTGGTGCTGCGGCTGCACCCGACGGAGGAGGCGGAGCGGCGCCGGCACAAGGTCATCGACTACGCCAAGAACCTCATCGGCACCACCTTCGGGTGCGAG GTGTTTCCGTTCGGGTCGGTGCCGCTCAAGACGTACCTCCCCGATGGTGATGTCGACATCACCATAATCACGAACACcaacttggacgacagcttcgtccaAGACGTCTGTTGTTTGCTCGCAGCTGAACAGAGCAGCGACGACGCCGAGTTTGCGCTGAGGGACATTCAGGTCATCAACGCCAAG GTCAAGATAATCAAATGTGTTATCGACAACCTTGTGATGGACATCTCCTTCAACCAAGTCGGCGGTGTGTCCACCCTCTGTTTCCTTGAGCTG GTCAACAAAGAGGTCGGGAAGGATCATCTGTTCAAGCGGAGCATCATCCTGATCAAGGCATGGTGTTACCACGAGGGTAACATACATGGATCCAACCATTGGTTGATGTCTACGTACGCATTGGAGGTGTTGATTCTGTACATCTtcaaccttttccacagctcgataCATGGCCCTTTGCAG GCCCTGTACAAGTTTCTGCTGTACTACAGCAAGTTTGATTGGGACAACCAGTGCCTTACTTTAGCTGGCCCTGTCCCCCTGCGCAACGACACCG CTGGGCCTAGTGCCTCAAATGAGGAATTACTGCTGAGCCAGGAGCCCCTCAAGCGCTCACTGCGTAAGCTTTTTGAGCTTCCACCAGGTTCTGATAGGCGTGATCCAGACTTGCGTCTGAAGTACCTGAACATTGTTGACCCCTTGAAGGGGGATAACAACCTCGGCACGAGTATCAGCGAAG CAAACTCTCGTGTCATACGGGATGCCTTTGCAGCTGGCGCAGAGAAGCTCGGAAATATTCTCAAGCTGCCTTGCGAACGTATCGCAGAAGAAGTCTATGTGTTTTTTACACATACGCTGCGGAAACATGGACGGGGCGAAAGGCAGGACCTTGGAGAAAGTGGGTCCCAATCCATGCCTGAGCCTGGAAATGCACGTGGCGAAGATGTGTCCGGCCTGGGAACTTCTTGCATGGGTGAAGATGAAAAGAGAACTCATCGGATCTCAG GTTCAACCAACTTCAGGAGCCACTCCGATCTATCCTCTTCCTCGGAGAATGGTCACGAGGTTCCTGGTCCTAACCGGAACGGTGTCCATCAAGAGAAGGGGCAACTTCCTCCTTTCACGCCGGTGAACCTACTGGACCTCTCAGGGCATGTGAATTTACACATGAGATGCATACGAAGTGTCCAGTACAACTTGGAGGCCATGCATGACAAGCTCCTCAAGTCGGTTATAGAGGCGTCTTCGGCAGGTGTGCTAGATGAGGATCGGTTTGTAGTTCCACCTCTGCGCCCTGATCCGAGGCCGTCTCCATGCCCGCGGCCGCCTCCTTCTCTCGGTGCGGGAGTTGTTCCTCGGCAACCGATCACTGAGCGCCAAGTTGAACCGGAATATCTACCGTCGCCTCCTTGTACCCACATTCCACCCAACGGATTCTCAGCCTATCCCCCTTTTGCTGGTCCTTGGTTTCCAAACACCGAGGACATGTCCCAGGCTTATGGAGCTGGCACTTACGTGCATAACATG AACTACTCGATGCCTTTCGGAATAGATGCTTTCTCCAGCGGGATGGCGTTCTATCCAGCTATGTGGGATTTCCCTCAATCGCGTGGAACCGGCACATACATCCCCAGAACA GGTTGGAACGCCAACAGGGACAAGTCGTGGAACGATAGGGGAAGGTTCCAAAGGCCGCGGCAATCAGACCGGGATTACGGAGACGGGAGGCCGGATGTTGCCTCAAGCAATGGGCATGTTGCGGGCGCAAGCGCAACAGGACTGACATCGACGATGCGAGGCAATCCACACCAGGGTGCCTCTTCAAGCAACAATGAGCAGAG GTCTGAGAATGGGTGGGTGGTGCCGCGGATGCCGCCGAGGATCACGGTTCCTCGTCAGGGCAGCGGCAGCCAGCCCTCTTCACCTGCCGTGGTGATCACACCCGTCGTCCCGGCGGAGCAGCATGAGAACCTGGAGTTCGGAACCATGGGGCCTTTCTCCGTGGCTCGTCAAAACTCTGTGTTCGACGAACAGTTCCCTGCTCTCCATGAAACAACAAGGCAGGGACAACAAGGCCCGCAGAGGAGCAGCCCCAGGCCAGGCGCGGGTGCAACCCCCAGGAGCTGGCCTGCAGAAGCCTCTGGGTCAGCAGCAGTGCAGAGCCCTAGGCCCGGTGCGACTATGAGCCAAAGCTGGCCCAACCTGCCGGTACATAGCCCCAGGCCTGTTGTGCGTACGATCCAGAGCTGGCCCCACATGCCATCCCCCAGGCCTGGTGTGGGTGCGACCCAGAACGGGCCCGTAGGATCCCCCGCTGCCTCCACATCGCAGAGCCCTCGGCCCGGTACCAGTGCGGCCGAAAACAG GGCTGCCGGGCCTTACCAGCTGCAAGACGATGCTGACTTCCCTCCCCTGGAGACCGAGAACCCGTACGACGCTGACTTCCCTCCTCTCCAAGCTGCGGCCCGCCGCTGA